The proteins below are encoded in one region of Paracoccus sp. N5:
- a CDS encoding DUF475 domain-containing protein, which yields MGDGARRPTVQYFTWAFIVTVLGLALGAFLGWQTTGTVGGMLSVFFICAVLAVLEISLSFDNAIVNANKLKDMTPVWQRRFLTWGIVIAVFGMRIIFPLLIVVIAANIGPWQAMVLAATQPDEYSRIMHDAHLPIAAFGGTFLMMVGLSFFFDHEKDVHWVKWLEDRMSRYATIRGIEVAIVLVTVLIFSRFLEGAESQVFFSSAIWGLLTFLLVEVLGGLLDSSQQTLQAGAKGGLGAFLYLEVLDASFSFDGVIGAFALTHNLFVIAIGLGIGAMYVRSMTIMLVERGTLAEYRFLEHGAFYAIIALSVIMFVQPLVHIPEVVTGLGGATLIGISLWSSIRWNRHNHEA from the coding sequence ATCGGTGACGGGGCGCGTCGCCCGACCGTGCAATATTTCACTTGGGCCTTCATCGTCACCGTGCTGGGACTGGCGCTTGGCGCCTTCCTGGGCTGGCAGACCACCGGCACGGTCGGCGGCATGCTGTCGGTGTTCTTCATCTGCGCCGTGCTTGCGGTGCTGGAGATCTCGCTGTCCTTCGACAACGCCATCGTCAATGCCAACAAGCTCAAGGACATGACGCCGGTCTGGCAGCGCCGCTTCCTGACCTGGGGAATCGTCATCGCCGTCTTCGGCATGCGGATCATCTTCCCGCTGCTGATCGTGGTCATCGCGGCCAATATCGGCCCGTGGCAAGCCATGGTGCTGGCCGCCACCCAGCCCGACGAATATTCGCGCATCATGCATGACGCGCATCTGCCCATCGCGGCCTTCGGCGGCACCTTCCTGATGATGGTGGGCCTGTCCTTCTTCTTCGACCATGAAAAGGACGTGCATTGGGTCAAATGGCTCGAGGACCGCATGTCGCGCTATGCCACGATCCGCGGCATCGAGGTCGCCATCGTCCTGGTGACGGTGCTGATCTTCTCGCGTTTCCTGGAAGGGGCGGAATCGCAGGTCTTCTTCAGCTCGGCGATCTGGGGCCTGCTGACCTTCCTGCTGGTCGAGGTGCTGGGCGGGCTTCTGGACAGCAGCCAGCAGACCTTGCAGGCCGGTGCCAAGGGCGGGCTGGGCGCCTTCCTGTATCTGGAGGTGCTGGACGCCTCCTTCAGCTTCGACGGGGTGATCGGCGCCTTTGCGTTGACGCATAACCTCTTCGTCATCGCCATCGGCCTGGGCATCGGCGCCATGTATGTGCGCTCGATGACCATCATGCTGGTCGAGCGCGGCACGCTGGCCGAATACCGCTTCCTGGAGCATGGCGCCTTCTATGCCATCATCGCGCTGTCGGTCATCATGTTCGTGCAGCCGCTGGTGCATATCCCCGAGGTCGTCACCGGCCTGGGCGGCGCGACGCTGATCGGCATCTCGCTCTGGTCCTCGATCCGCTGGAACCGTCACAACCACGAGGCGTAA
- a CDS encoding Gfo/Idh/MocA family oxidoreductase gives MSSDLRVGIIGAGYIASWHADAVRATPGARLVAVCDPAREAAEALASSYGIAAFTDLDQMIAAGVCDVVHILTPPNLHRDLAVKCLQAGLHVLVEKPVALSVAEVADMAEAARAAGRHLGACHNFLALPSYERLKAAKQAGDLGLVSSAQINWALPLVPLRSGPYSLWMLRETRNLLLELGPHPFSLATDLLGPLEIEHVSLGQWITLPGGEQRPQSWRIIGRAGPVDVTIALSLVETFDDRSVSLRGSSGMARMDFAADTLVVRRDNTADLVLNPLLKELGASTAHLREGARNAVRQAASLNQKSPYGLSFRATVAAFYDGIQSGRPDPRFAPEAAHAVMAGIEAALDRLPALPPVPARPVGTPQPRVMVIGGTGFIGRNLTRRLVERGHDVRVLSRGRNGPFPDLANRVETLGVSLRDEAGLVQAMQGMNVVFNLAKSTDKSWQAALENDVATTERIGRAAIAAGVGRLIHTGTIASYDMADPGRTITEATEFGAMETRNIYARSKAEGEKRLLAMQAQGLRLVIARPGIVLGDGGPLQHWGIGRWHGAGAVRLWGNGRNILPFVLADDVSDGLIAMMESDAALGESFNLIGDPMFSGRDYFDAIHARTGARLKVSGSNLTALWLSDAMKQGLKRHALRKKGARPASLADWKSRGHLSPFDNGKPKRLLGWAPESDRDAFWRRAIDEAHLFW, from the coding sequence ATGAGTTCGGACCTGCGCGTCGGCATTATCGGCGCCGGCTACATCGCCTCGTGGCACGCGGATGCGGTGCGCGCGACGCCTGGCGCGCGGCTGGTCGCGGTCTGCGACCCGGCCCGCGAGGCGGCCGAGGCGCTGGCATCGAGCTATGGCATCGCAGCCTTCACCGATCTCGACCAGATGATCGCGGCCGGGGTTTGCGACGTGGTCCATATCCTGACGCCGCCGAACCTGCATCGCGACCTGGCGGTGAAATGCCTGCAGGCCGGGCTGCATGTGCTGGTCGAAAAGCCGGTGGCGCTATCGGTCGCCGAGGTTGCGGACATGGCCGAGGCCGCCCGCGCCGCCGGCCGCCACTTGGGCGCCTGCCACAACTTCCTGGCCCTGCCGTCCTATGAGCGGCTGAAGGCGGCGAAGCAGGCCGGCGATCTGGGCCTGGTCAGCAGCGCGCAGATCAACTGGGCGCTGCCGCTGGTGCCGCTGCGGTCGGGACCCTACAGCCTGTGGATGCTGCGCGAGACGCGGAACCTGCTCTTGGAGCTTGGCCCGCATCCCTTCTCGCTGGCGACCGACCTGCTGGGGCCGCTGGAGATCGAGCATGTCAGCCTGGGCCAGTGGATCACCCTGCCCGGCGGCGAGCAGCGGCCGCAAAGCTGGCGCATCATCGGTCGCGCCGGTCCCGTGGACGTGACCATCGCCCTGTCGCTGGTCGAGACCTTCGACGACCGCTCGGTCAGCCTGCGCGGCTCATCGGGCATGGCGCGGATGGATTTCGCCGCCGATACGCTGGTGGTCAGGCGCGACAATACCGCCGACCTGGTGCTGAACCCGCTGCTGAAGGAACTGGGCGCCTCGACCGCGCATCTGCGCGAGGGAGCGCGGAACGCGGTGCGACAGGCCGCGTCGCTGAACCAGAAAAGCCCCTATGGGCTCAGCTTCCGGGCCACGGTCGCGGCGTTCTACGACGGCATCCAGAGCGGCCGGCCCGACCCGCGCTTCGCCCCCGAGGCGGCGCATGCGGTCATGGCCGGGATCGAGGCCGCGCTGGATCGCCTGCCCGCCCTGCCGCCGGTCCCGGCCCGGCCCGTCGGCACGCCGCAGCCGCGCGTCATGGTGATCGGCGGCACCGGCTTCATCGGCCGCAACCTGACCCGCCGCCTCGTGGAGCGCGGCCATGACGTGCGCGTGCTCTCGCGCGGGCGGAACGGGCCCTTCCCCGACCTTGCCAACCGGGTCGAGACGCTGGGCGTGTCGCTGCGCGACGAGGCCGGGCTGGTTCAGGCCATGCAGGGCATGAACGTGGTCTTCAACCTGGCGAAATCCACCGACAAGAGCTGGCAGGCCGCGCTGGAAAACGACGTGGCCACGACCGAGCGCATCGGCCGCGCCGCCATCGCCGCCGGCGTCGGCCGGCTGATCCATACCGGCACCATCGCCTCCTACGACATGGCGGACCCGGGCCGGACGATCACCGAGGCCACCGAGTTCGGCGCGATGGAGACCCGCAACATCTATGCCCGCTCCAAGGCCGAGGGCGAGAAGCGCCTGCTGGCCATGCAGGCGCAGGGGCTGCGGCTGGTCATTGCCCGCCCCGGCATCGTGCTGGGCGACGGCGGGCCCTTGCAGCATTGGGGCATTGGCCGCTGGCATGGCGCCGGCGCGGTGCGGCTGTGGGGCAATGGCCGCAACATCCTGCCCTTCGTGCTGGCCGACGATGTCTCGGACGGGCTGATCGCCATGATGGAGAGCGACGCGGCGCTGGGGGAAAGCTTCAACCTGATCGGCGATCCGATGTTCTCGGGGCGCGATTATTTCGACGCCATCCATGCCCGCACCGGCGCGCGGCTGAAGGTCAGCGGCTCGAACCTGACGGCGCTGTGGCTGTCGGATGCGATGAAACAGGGGCTGAAACGCCACGCGCTGCGCAAGAAGGGCGCCAGGCCCGCCTCGCTGGCGGACTGGAAATCGCGCGGGCACCTGTCGCCCTTCGACAACGGCAAGCCCAAGCGGCTGCTGGGCTGGGCCCCCGAATCCGACCGCGATGCCTTCTGGCGCCGCGCCATCGACGAGGCGCATCTGTTCTGGTGA
- a CDS encoding putative hydro-lyase has protein sequence MTLLPDPAEARAARLACRDGAPRPTAGMAPGFTQCNMIALPQDWAWDFLLYAQRNPKPCPVLYVTDPGSHRTALAPEADLRTDIPLYRIWRDGVLAEETPDATAAWAEHPDLVTFLIGCSFTFETPLQQAGIEMRHIAQGCNVPMFLTDRDCRPAGRLHGKMVVSMRPIPAGRVAEAAMISGRTPAVHGAPVHIGAPEALGIADLMRPDFGDPVPVRPGEVPVFWACGVTPQAALMASKPPFAITHAPGHMFITDVPDTHWQV, from the coding sequence ATGACCCTGCTGCCCGATCCGGCCGAGGCCCGCGCCGCCCGCCTGGCCTGCCGCGACGGCGCGCCGCGTCCCACGGCGGGCATGGCGCCGGGCTTCACCCAGTGCAACATGATCGCGCTACCGCAGGACTGGGCCTGGGATTTCCTGCTTTACGCGCAGCGCAACCCCAAGCCCTGCCCGGTGCTGTACGTGACCGACCCCGGCAGCCACCGCACCGCGCTGGCGCCGGAGGCTGACCTGCGCACCGACATCCCGCTTTACCGCATCTGGCGCGACGGCGTGCTGGCCGAAGAAACCCCCGACGCCACCGCCGCCTGGGCCGAGCATCCCGACCTGGTGACCTTCCTGATCGGCTGCTCCTTCACCTTCGAAACGCCCTTGCAGCAGGCGGGGATCGAGATGCGCCACATCGCCCAAGGCTGCAACGTGCCGATGTTCCTGACCGACCGCGACTGCCGGCCGGCGGGGCGGCTGCATGGCAAGATGGTCGTCTCGATGCGACCGATCCCGGCGGGACGGGTGGCCGAGGCGGCGATGATCTCGGGCCGCACGCCCGCGGTCCACGGTGCCCCGGTCCACATCGGCGCGCCCGAAGCCTTGGGCATCGCCGACCTCATGCGCCCCGATTTCGGCGACCCGGTGCCGGTCCGGCCGGGCGAGGTGCCGGTGTTCTGGGCCTGCGGCGTGACCCCGCAAGCGGCGCTGATGGCGTCGAAGCCGCCCTTCGCCATCACCCATGCGCCGGGCCATATGTTCATCACCGACGTGCCCGACACGCATTGGCAGGTGTGA
- a CDS encoding biotin carboxylase N-terminal domain-containing protein, protein MIIFATGPSRPIRRLLIANRGEIAVRVIRACRDEGIESVAVYADADRDAIFVRMADQAHALGGDRPSDTYLDAGKIIAIARAAGADAIHPGYGFLSERADFAQAVQDAGLIWIGPDPKVIEALGDKIEARRIAEAVGAPLVAGTPGPVESAAEALAFAGQHGLPIAIKAAFGGGGRGMKVAWRLEEVEELFESATREALTAFGRGECFIEQFLDRPRHVEAQVLADQHGTVKVIGTRDCSLQRRNQKLVEEAPAPFLADEQRARIHDSARAICAHAGYSGAGTVEYLLSANGTISFLEVNTRLQVEHPVTEETTGIDLVRAMIRVAQGARLADETVPEPRGHAIEFRINAEDPGRGFLPTPGPVEAFDAPSGPGIRLDSGVAQGSVVPGSFDSLMAKLIVTGATRAEALQRATRALREFRIEGVASVLPFHRAVVAALDFRAEDGNFRVHTRWIETDFAEALAEAAVPHARVAPPAQAPLLRVAIEIDGKRHELGLPANLLAALPSGGAPAEAAPEADEAVLTAPVPGTLTLWQVEDGAAVEAGQVVAVIEAMKMETRVEAHRAGRLERLADAGASLAFGAVLARIETAS, encoded by the coding sequence ATGATCATCTTTGCCACCGGCCCCAGCCGTCCGATCCGCCGCCTGCTGATCGCCAACCGCGGCGAGATCGCCGTCCGGGTGATCCGCGCCTGCCGCGACGAGGGCATCGAAAGCGTCGCCGTCTATGCCGATGCCGACCGCGACGCGATCTTCGTGCGCATGGCCGATCAGGCCCATGCGCTGGGGGGCGACAGGCCCTCGGACACCTATCTGGATGCCGGCAAGATCATCGCCATCGCCCGGGCCGCCGGGGCCGATGCCATCCATCCGGGCTATGGCTTCCTGTCCGAGCGCGCCGATTTCGCGCAGGCGGTGCAGGATGCGGGCCTGATCTGGATCGGCCCCGACCCGAAGGTGATCGAGGCGCTTGGCGACAAGATCGAGGCCCGCCGCATCGCCGAGGCCGTGGGCGCGCCGCTGGTCGCCGGCACCCCCGGCCCGGTCGAAAGCGCCGCCGAGGCGCTGGCTTTCGCCGGGCAGCACGGCCTGCCCATCGCCATCAAGGCCGCCTTCGGCGGCGGCGGGCGCGGCATGAAGGTCGCCTGGCGGCTGGAGGAGGTCGAGGAGCTGTTCGAATCCGCCACCCGCGAGGCGCTGACCGCCTTCGGCCGCGGCGAATGCTTCATCGAGCAGTTCCTCGACCGCCCCCGCCATGTCGAGGCGCAGGTGCTGGCCGACCAGCACGGCACCGTCAAGGTGATCGGCACCCGCGACTGTTCGCTGCAACGCCGCAACCAGAAGCTGGTCGAAGAGGCGCCGGCACCTTTCCTTGCCGACGAGCAGCGCGCCCGCATCCACGATTCGGCCCGCGCCATCTGCGCCCATGCCGGCTATTCGGGGGCGGGGACGGTGGAATACCTGCTCTCGGCCAACGGCACGATCTCTTTCCTTGAAGTGAACACCCGGCTTCAGGTCGAGCATCCGGTGACCGAGGAAACCACCGGCATCGACCTGGTGCGCGCCATGATCCGCGTGGCGCAAGGGGCGCGGCTGGCCGACGAGACGGTGCCCGAGCCGCGCGGCCATGCCATAGAATTCCGCATCAATGCCGAGGATCCGGGGCGCGGCTTCCTGCCCACGCCCGGGCCGGTCGAGGCCTTCGACGCGCCCTCGGGGCCGGGCATCCGGCTGGATAGCGGCGTCGCCCAGGGCTCGGTGGTGCCGGGCAGCTTCGATTCGCTGATGGCCAAGCTGATCGTGACCGGCGCCACCCGTGCCGAGGCCCTGCAACGCGCCACGCGAGCCCTGCGCGAATTCCGCATCGAGGGCGTCGCCTCGGTCCTGCCCTTCCACCGCGCCGTGGTCGCGGCGCTGGATTTCCGCGCCGAGGACGGGAATTTCCGCGTCCATACCCGCTGGATCGAGACCGATTTCGCCGAGGCGCTGGCCGAGGCCGCCGTCCCCCATGCCCGCGTCGCGCCGCCCGCGCAGGCGCCGCTGCTGCGCGTCGCCATCGAGATCGACGGCAAGCGGCACGAGCTGGGCCTGCCCGCGAACCTGCTGGCGGCGCTGCCCTCGGGCGGCGCCCCCGCGGAGGCTGCGCCCGAGGCGGATGAGGCGGTGCTGACCGCGCCGGTTCCCGGCACGCTGACGCTGTGGCAGGTCGAGGACGGGGCCGCGGTCGAGGCCGGCCAGGTCGTCGCCGTGATCGAGGCGATGAAGATGGAGACCCGCGTCGAGGCGCATCGTGCCGGCCGGCTCGAGCGGCTGGCCGACGCGGGCGCGTCCCTGGCCTTCGGCGCGGTCCTGGCCCGGATCGAAACCGCGTCCTAG
- a CDS encoding HPP family protein yields the protein MTKPAGTMLHRIALALGPAIAPGSPREALRAGIGALVGLGISGLLLLSPSADLRLGLYMIAPFGATSVLVFAVPNSPLAQPWSAVVGNGAAAAIGVLACLLVPDPGWRIALAVGATIAAMVPLRAVHPPAGAVAMTAAMNPEAVRELGFRFVLAPVMAGTLALVVIAMLYARATGRRYPFRHFEDPGPHGTADHPAMERLGLSEAELTEILQRYRQSLNLGVEDLARLIGAAELQAASHQAGPLTVAEVMSRDLVTVGPQTRLSVVADIFREHNFTSIPVVENGDQFRGVIFQIHLIRRAREDAFRRNRRLLSAMADLLGRSGPAARAGQIMQTDPPHVGPDSPIATLLPMLASGDCHAVPVLDGARIVGIVTQTDLISALARQSLRRERAVH from the coding sequence ATGACCAAACCGGCCGGGACCATGCTGCACCGGATCGCCCTGGCGCTGGGGCCGGCGATCGCCCCCGGCTCGCCGCGCGAGGCGCTGCGGGCGGGAATCGGGGCGCTGGTCGGGCTGGGGATCTCGGGGCTGCTGCTGCTGTCGCCCTCGGCCGACCTGCGGCTGGGGCTCTATATGATCGCGCCCTTCGGGGCGACATCGGTTCTGGTCTTTGCGGTGCCGAACAGCCCGCTGGCGCAGCCTTGGTCGGCGGTGGTCGGCAATGGCGCCGCGGCGGCCATCGGCGTGCTGGCCTGCCTGCTGGTGCCCGACCCGGGCTGGCGCATCGCGCTGGCGGTGGGCGCGACCATCGCCGCCATGGTGCCACTGCGCGCGGTGCATCCGCCGGCGGGCGCCGTGGCGATGACCGCCGCCATGAACCCCGAGGCGGTGCGCGAGCTGGGCTTCCGCTTCGTGCTGGCGCCGGTCATGGCCGGCACCCTGGCGCTGGTGGTGATCGCCATGCTCTACGCCCGGGCGACCGGCCGGCGCTATCCGTTCCGGCATTTCGAGGATCCCGGCCCGCATGGCACCGCCGACCATCCGGCCATGGAGCGGCTGGGCCTGTCCGAGGCCGAGCTGACCGAGATCCTGCAACGCTATCGCCAGTCGCTGAACCTGGGCGTCGAGGATCTGGCCCGGCTGATCGGCGCCGCCGAGTTGCAGGCCGCCAGCCACCAGGCCGGGCCGCTGACCGTGGCCGAGGTCATGTCGCGCGACCTGGTGACCGTCGGGCCGCAGACCCGCCTGTCGGTGGTCGCCGACATCTTCCGCGAGCATAACTTCACCTCTATCCCGGTGGTCGAGAACGGCGACCAGTTCCGCGGCGTGATCTTCCAGATCCACCTGATCCGCCGCGCGCGCGAGGACGCCTTTCGCCGCAACCGCCGGCTGCTTTCGGCCATGGCGGACCTGCTGGGCCGCTCGGGGCCGGCGGCGCGGGCCGGGCAGATCATGCAGACCGATCCGCCGCATGTCGGCCCGGACAGCCCCATCGCGACGCTGCTGCCGATGCTCGCCTCGGGCGACTGCCATGCCGTGCCGGTGCTGGACGGCGCGCGCATCGTCGGCATCGTCACCCAGACCGACCTGATCTCGGCCCTGGCCCGGCAAAGCCTGCGCCGCGAGCGCGCGGTGCATTGA
- a CDS encoding AmiS/UreI family transporter — MLTGFVLFYVGAVLFLNGLWLMGRIADREIVVINVIAALVSGAAVLQDAFGAGATAASIRNGALSLLFCTTYLWVACNRLSGADGRGLGWFSLFVAITAIPVTLRAFAAAGSATELWLAANWAVWGVLWFLYFLLLALGRPIQRQTAWVTLLAGIFTGWLPGFLLLDGLI; from the coding sequence ATGCTGACCGGATTCGTGCTGTTCTATGTCGGTGCGGTGCTGTTTCTGAACGGCCTCTGGCTGATGGGCCGCATCGCCGACCGCGAGATCGTGGTCATCAACGTGATCGCCGCGCTGGTCTCGGGCGCGGCGGTGCTGCAGGACGCCTTCGGCGCCGGCGCAACCGCCGCCAGCATCCGCAACGGCGCGCTGAGCCTGCTGTTCTGCACCACCTATCTGTGGGTCGCCTGCAACCGCCTTTCGGGCGCGGACGGGCGCGGCCTCGGCTGGTTCAGCCTGTTCGTCGCCATCACCGCCATCCCCGTGACCCTGCGCGCCTTCGCCGCGGCCGGCTCGGCGACCGAGCTTTGGCTGGCGGCGAATTGGGCGGTCTGGGGCGTCCTGTGGTTCCTGTATTTCCTGCTGCTGGCGCTGGGGCGCCCGATCCAGCGGCAGACCGCCTGGGTCACGCTGCTGGCCGGGATCTTTACCGGCTGGCTGCCCGGCTTCCTGCTGCTGGACGGGCTGATCTGA
- a CDS encoding urea amidolyase family protein has translation MRFLPIGPRTLLAELDDLDQTLALFDALLADPVPGVAEIVPAARTLMIRTAPGVAADGRLAGAVLTRQPAPGTPPKARASETVELPVTYDGEDLADVAAHMGLTEAEVVAAHQETTWQVAFCGFAPGFAYMTCDDPRFDLPRRPAPRTRIPAGSVALAGRFCGVYPQETPGGWQLIGRTEVPMWDLTRDPPALLRPGIRCRFVARRAEVRASAAIPQPQPEQGLRVLSTAFPIVFQDEGRPGQGGQGVSASGALDLGAARRANRAVGNPSDAPVLEITLGPVRLRADQPMTLALTGAAQASVAGHAVPRGAAFAVDAGDEIAIDPPGAGMRSYLALRGGFRVAPVLGSAATDTLAHVGPDPVAAGAVLAAANRLAAAAATPEPEPALPKPGDLVELPVTLGPRTDWFTPQMVRHFLNQKWLVTPQSSRVGIRLHGAPVTREDARELPSEGTETGAIQIPHSGQPVLFLADHPLTGGYPVIATLLPSALDLAGQIPPGARIRFTASADFAPITPERPA, from the coding sequence ATGCGCTTCCTGCCCATCGGACCCCGGACCCTGCTGGCCGAACTGGACGACCTCGACCAGACGCTGGCGCTGTTCGACGCGCTGCTGGCCGATCCGGTGCCGGGTGTGGCGGAGATCGTGCCGGCCGCGCGCACGCTGATGATCCGCACCGCGCCCGGCGTCGCCGCCGACGGCCGGCTGGCCGGCGCGGTGCTGACCCGCCAGCCCGCCCCCGGCACGCCGCCCAAGGCGCGCGCCAGCGAGACGGTCGAACTGCCCGTGACCTATGACGGCGAGGATCTGGCCGATGTCGCCGCCCATATGGGCCTGACCGAGGCCGAGGTGGTCGCCGCCCATCAGGAAACCACCTGGCAGGTGGCCTTTTGCGGCTTTGCGCCCGGTTTCGCCTATATGACCTGCGACGATCCGCGCTTCGACCTGCCGCGCCGCCCGGCGCCGCGCACCCGCATCCCGGCGGGGTCGGTGGCGCTGGCCGGACGTTTCTGCGGCGTCTATCCGCAGGAGACCCCGGGCGGCTGGCAGTTGATCGGCCGGACCGAGGTGCCGATGTGGGACCTGACCCGCGACCCGCCGGCGCTGCTGCGCCCTGGCATCCGTTGCCGCTTCGTGGCGCGCCGGGCCGAGGTCCGCGCCTCGGCCGCCATCCCACAGCCGCAGCCCGAACAGGGCCTGCGCGTGCTGTCCACCGCCTTTCCCATCGTCTTTCAGGACGAGGGGCGGCCGGGACAGGGCGGGCAGGGGGTCTCGGCCTCGGGCGCGCTGGACCTGGGCGCGGCACGCCGGGCCAATCGCGCCGTCGGCAACCCTTCGGACGCGCCGGTGCTGGAGATCACGCTGGGCCCGGTGCGGCTGCGGGCCGACCAGCCGATGACCCTGGCCCTGACCGGCGCGGCGCAGGCCAGCGTCGCCGGCCATGCCGTGCCGCGCGGCGCGGCTTTCGCCGTGGATGCGGGCGACGAGATCGCCATCGACCCGCCCGGCGCGGGCATGCGCAGCTATCTGGCGCTTCGCGGCGGCTTCCGGGTCGCGCCGGTGCTGGGCTCGGCCGCCACCGATACGCTGGCCCATGTCGGCCCCGATCCGGTCGCGGCGGGCGCCGTGCTGGCCGCCGCGAACCGGCTCGCCGCCGCTGCGGCCACGCCGGAGCCCGAACCGGCGCTGCCGAAACCCGGCGATCTGGTGGAATTGCCGGTGACGCTGGGCCCCCGCACCGACTGGTTCACACCCCAGATGGTCCGGCATTTCCTCAATCAGAAATGGCTGGTCACGCCGCAAAGCTCGCGCGTCGGCATCCGCCTGCACGGCGCGCCGGTCACGCGCGAGGACGCGCGCGAACTGCCCTCGGAAGGCACCGAGACCGGCGCCATCCAGATCCCGCATTCCGGCCAGCCGGTGCTGTTTCTGGCCGACCATCCGCTGACCGGCGGCTATCCGGTCATCGCCACTCTGCTGCCTTCGGCGCTGGACCTGGCCGGGCAGATCCCGCCCGGCGCCCGCATCCGCTTTACCGCCAGCGCCGATTTCGCCCCCATCACGCCAGAGAGGCCCGCATGA
- a CDS encoding 5-oxoprolinase subunit PxpA, whose amino-acid sequence MKIDLNSDLGEGYGAWKMGDDATMLGIVSSANVACGFHAGDPLTILATVREAAARGVAVGAHVSYPDRVGFGRRPMDVTHAELVADVIYQIGALQGICASAGTRVRYVKPHGALYNTIAVDPKQGAAVIEGIKAVDPALAMMGLAGTPILAQAAEAGLPTIAEAFADRAYRPDGQLVSRREPGAVLHDPEAVADRMLRLAIEGEIEAADGSTLRLRADSICVHGDSPGAVAMAGRIREVLLAGGVAIAPATGGAA is encoded by the coding sequence ATGAAGATCGACCTGAACAGCGACCTGGGCGAGGGCTATGGCGCCTGGAAGATGGGCGACGACGCCACCATGCTGGGCATCGTCAGCTCGGCCAATGTCGCCTGCGGCTTCCATGCCGGCGACCCGCTGACCATCCTCGCCACCGTGCGCGAGGCGGCGGCGCGGGGCGTGGCGGTGGGCGCGCATGTCTCCTATCCCGACCGGGTGGGCTTCGGCCGCCGGCCGATGGACGTGACCCATGCCGAGCTGGTCGCGGACGTGATCTATCAGATCGGCGCGCTGCAAGGCATCTGCGCCAGCGCCGGCACCCGCGTCCGCTATGTCAAGCCGCATGGCGCGCTTTACAACACCATCGCCGTGGACCCGAAACAGGGCGCGGCGGTGATCGAGGGCATCAAGGCGGTCGATCCTGCGCTGGCCATGATGGGCCTGGCCGGGACGCCGATCCTGGCCCAGGCGGCCGAGGCCGGCCTGCCCACCATCGCCGAGGCCTTTGCCGACCGCGCCTATCGCCCCGACGGCCAGCTGGTCTCGCGCCGCGAGCCGGGCGCGGTGCTGCACGACCCCGAGGCCGTCGCCGACCGCATGCTGCGCCTGGCGATCGAGGGCGAGATCGAGGCGGCGGACGGCTCGACCCTGCGCCTTCGGGCCGACAGCATCTGCGTGCATGGCGACAGCCCCGGCGCCGTCGCCATGGCCGGTCGCATCCGCGAGGTGCTGCTGGCGGGCGGCGTCGCCATCGCCCCGGCCACGGGGGGCGCGGCATGA
- a CDS encoding glycosyltransferase gives MHRPTLGAVAIGRNEGDRLKACLRSLVPLCDRVVYVDSGSRDDSVAFARSLGVAVVELDRTTPFTAARARNAGAEALLAGGALDLVQFVDGDCRVEAGWLDAGVAAMQADPRLGIVTGWRGEIHPEATVYNQMCEVDWRRPAGPIIACGGDMMVRVAAFRQVGGFDPTVIAAEDDEFCLRIGKAGWRLERLPVHMTWHDAAMTRFGQWWQRTIRNGHGFAQVGALHPPYFKREKLRVWVYGLALPLLFLLGLFTSLWLSAAVLALYALSFWKTWRGLAGKPMALQQAALLTLAKLPNLFGMWTYHRRRRKGDAMRIIEYK, from the coding sequence ATGCACCGTCCGACGCTGGGTGCGGTGGCCATCGGCCGCAACGAAGGCGACAGGCTGAAGGCCTGCCTGCGCTCGCTGGTGCCGCTGTGCGACCGCGTGGTCTATGTCGACAGCGGCTCGCGCGACGATTCCGTGGCTTTCGCCCGCTCGCTCGGCGTCGCGGTGGTGGAACTGGACAGGACGACCCCCTTCACCGCCGCCCGTGCCCGCAATGCCGGGGCCGAGGCGCTGCTGGCCGGGGGCGCGCTGGACCTGGTGCAATTCGTCGATGGCGACTGCCGGGTCGAGGCCGGCTGGCTGGATGCCGGCGTCGCCGCCATGCAGGCCGACCCGCGGCTGGGCATCGTGACCGGCTGGCGCGGCGAGATCCACCCCGAGGCCACCGTCTACAACCAGATGTGCGAGGTCGACTGGCGCCGCCCCGCCGGCCCCATCATCGCCTGCGGCGGCGACATGATGGTCCGGGTCGCGGCATTCCGGCAGGTCGGCGGCTTCGACCCGACGGTGATCGCGGCCGAGGACGACGAATTCTGCCTGCGCATCGGCAAGGCCGGCTGGCGGCTGGAGCGGCTGCCGGTGCATATGACCTGGCACGACGCCGCCATGACGCGGTTCGGCCAGTGGTGGCAGCGCACCATCCGGAACGGCCACGGCTTTGCCCAGGTCGGCGCCCTGCATCCGCCTTATTTCAAGCGCGAAAAGCTGCGGGTCTGGGTCTATGGCCTGGCGCTGCCGCTGCTGTTCCTGCTGGGGCTTTTCACCAGCCTCTGGCTCTCGGCGGCGGTGCTGGCGCTTTACGCGCTGTCCTTCTGGAAGACCTGGCGCGGGCTTGCCGGCAAGCCGATGGCGCTGCAGCAGGCGGCTTTGCTGACGCTGGCGAAACTGCCTAACCTTTTCGGGATGTGGACTTATCACCGCCGCCGCCGCAAAGGCGACGCCATGCGGATTATCGAGTATAAATAG